TTTGAGTTTGAACTCAGAATTTCTTTAGCCTTGTACAACAGACGGCTCATAACTCTCACCCCATCTACTAATAAGCTATTATCAGAAGGAAAGTGAATATTTGTGGCTCCTACTGTTCCGTCTGTTCTCATCTTTTGTGCTTTAGTTAATTGCAGCTCGATAGCCATTTGCGTCAGTCGTTGATTCAGTTTCTTCAAAGTTGTTTCACTTATTTGATTCGACCAACGAAAAGCGCGTACTCTTGTTCGGTAGTGGCTGAAAATATACTCGGCAGAATTGTCTTAGAACTAAACTTTCACTTACGTTTTTGATGGTCTTTTCGTAACTCAGGCAGCGTAAGTGTTTCAGAACTATCATCCGTAGTATAACTTCTACAGGAGTTGAATTTCTGCCGGTTTTGGTTGCATGAGAAGAACGCGAGAGATAAGTCAGCTTCAACTAACTCTAATAGGTTCTCATCATCGAGAATCTGGTCAATCTCAACCATTTCAGCATCCATCTTTCCAGTTAATTGCAGCAGAGTTCTAAATTTTTGCTCGATATGATATTTCTTTCGTAACACCTCTCACCAGCCCAACTCGGATTGAGTACCTAAAAGTTCTATCTCAATCACTGTAAGACTTTTAAGTTTCGCACCGGAAACTAGTCTAAACTCCAGTTCCTAGCAAACAGGTCAGAAAAACCACATTTATCGATTTTGGCGCAATGTTTTGCTGAGCAAATGCATTAAACCAAAGTGTATAAATTGCGATCGAACCAGCAGCACCTAATGCCAAAAGGTAGCCTGCTAGAGTTGCCCAAGAGACAGCGCGATCGGTAGATAGAGGCAGCACGATCGCACTGGCTCCAGCCATAGCCAGCAGCATTCCAAAGCCTTCATTTCGTTTAACGTGTAAGCGCACAACATATTTGTAGGCAATAATAAACAAGGGTGAGGTTGTGAATAATAATGTCACTTCTCCCACAGGTGCTAGCTGAAATGCCGTCGTGCCTAAGACATAACCTCCAATAGCTGGCAAACTCAGCCACCAGATCGTTGAAGTGCGAAGGGAGCGAATCAGATCGTGTCGGACACTCGGCGCTAGAAAAAGGATCGGCAGCATTGCAACAGTGGCAACCAGAAAGCGACCTGCCAAAACTGCAAAAGCAGACCATCCTGGAAGCCAGCGGACAAATACACCTACCATACCCCAAGTAGCTGCGGCACATAGAGCCGCCATTAAGCCTTGGGTGTTTAGTGTGGGTTGAGTCATCTAGATTTCATATCCTTGACTTTTCCCTGTTCTCTATTCATCAAAGATTTCGAGTCAATTCGGAAGTATCAAACTGCATCTTTTATTTTTTCTTTAATGCCTTTTTCACCAATTCAGCAATTTGCGAGGGGCGTTCTGCAACTGGAACTTTTGCCGCTTTGAAAGCTTCTAACTTGCTTTTTGCCGTACCGACATTATCTCCTCTGCCAACCACGGCTGCTAGCGTCCCAGTATGCCCCCAGTGTTTGCCAGCTGGCGCATGACAACCAGCAATGTAGGCTATAACTGGTTTATCGATCGCCTCGGCAATGTAACGCGCCGCAGCTTCTTCGCTATTTCCCCCAGGTTCCCCGACTAAAACGATCGCTTCTGTAGTATCGTCTTCATCGAAAATTTGCAGCCATTGTAGAAAAGAAGAACCAATAATTGCATCACTGCCAATACTGACAGCAATTGACTGCCCTAACCCGGCTTTAGTCAATCCCAAGGCAATTTCGTAAGTCAGAGTCGTGCTGCGACTGACAATACCAATCGAACCTGGAGTATAAAATTCACTGGCATGGGTTCCCAAAAGTAATTTGCCAGGAATGATAATACCCGGACTGTTTGGTCCTACAATTATGGTTTCGTTTGCCTCTGCTTTACGCAACAAGCGCACCATATCCAAAGGAGGTACGCCAGCAGAGATGATAATAATTTGTTTTATCCCAGAAGCGATCGCCTCTAACGCAGCATCTAAAGCTTGATAGGGAGGGACGAAAATAATCGTCGTATCGATCGCCCCAACTGCCGCTACTGCCTGTTCGACCAAATCGAACACGGGTAAATCGTCAATAGATGTCGTTTGACCAGGACTAACTGCGGCAACAATCTGCGTCCCGTAGGCTTGCATACGAGCAATGTAGGGCGACCAGAGCGATGCTGTCATGCCCTGAATTAAAACTTTACTATCAGGCTTTAATTTCATCACTCACTTCTTTTAGGCAACGAACTTTTCGCAACACGGACGGCTTGGGCGATCGCTTCGTCTAAATCTTCCATTGAAGAGACTTGTACCGCATCTAGCTTTGCTTTGGCATCTGCTAAATCCGTTCCTGCCAAGCGCACGACTAGTTTAGGGTATTGGGCATGAGAACGAGTTTTGTGCGTCTTATTGTCGTGCTGTTGTACGAAAGTCGCGATCGCCTCAGCCACTTCTACAGTTGTCGGCACGCTACAAAGAATATTAACTAAGATCGCGTGGATAGATTTATCTTGAGCGATCAATTCTAGACCTTGGACGACGCGATCGCAAAAATTCAACCCCCCATTTGCGCCAATTCTTCCATGTCCCACATTTAAGCAAACAGATGGTTTGCGGTGACTGGCTGTGGCGATCAAATCTAAAGTTGCCATCAATAACCCCGCGCCATTGCCCAAAATTGCAATATTTCCCGACTTATCTACCTCATTCCACTTGCCAACTTGAGCGACTGATGGATAACCGTTAGGACGGCTAGCTTTTTTTTCTGCCATCATCAAAATATCGGGATGGCGGGCGATCGCTTGGTCGTTGACAGTAACTTTACCATCCAATGCCATTAACTCCCCAGTCGAACTGACCCCTAAAGGATTGATTTCGATCAAATCCAAATCTTTCTGCACGAATAAACCGTACATTTTTTCCACGATAGCGCTGACCGATGCCAGTGCATCTCCCTGCAAGCCCATTTTGACTGCTAATCGGCGGGCATAAAAGGGTGAAAAATCTCGTTCGACTATGACTTGTTGTAAAGCTTCTGGATTGGATTCAACATCGACTCCCCCTTGCGTAGAACCCAGAAGCAACGGACGGCGAGCAACTGCATCGATAACTATGGCTAGGTAAAACTCGCGATCGGAGTTGTATTTTGCCTCCGCTAGTAAAACTTCAGGAAATTCCCCTAAAATAGGTAAATTAAAAATTGTTTGCGCCGCAGCGATCGCGTCGATCGTGTTCGTGACGATCTTTACTCCCCCAGCTTTTCCCCTACCTCCCGTCCGCACTTGCGATTTGAGTACTACTGGATAGGGAATCTTCAACCCCTTCAAATCGCGAGGACGATCGATTCTTTGGGAAGGTAAAACTGGAATACCAATCTCGCGAAACCATTCTTTAGCTTGATACTCTAGTAGATCCATTTTTTGATGGTAATAGGTAATAGGTAATGGGTAATGGGTCAGGAGGGATTAGGATTTAGCACTAAGGGATTAGGGTAGCGATCGAGAACTACCAACTACCAACTACCAATTACCAATTACCAATTCATTTATACTTCATCCTTCAAGCCTAAACGATGCTTTTGCCAATCTTGCGCTACGAGGTTAATGCCATAAAATCGTTGCCAAAAGCGATCGACAACTTTAGTTGATAAAACTTTCGTCATCATAAACACCAAAAAATTTCCCCCTGTTGCTGCAATATAGCGCGGGCGGGGATGAGAATCTGTCAGTGCTTTAACAATTGCTTCTGCAACTCGTTCGGCACTCCAAGCACGGCTACTCGTGTGTTTCTCTAAATCTTTTAATTTTTCAAAAGCAGCGCGATAGGGGGTGCGTTCGGGAGTGGCTACGGTTGATTCTACAGCTTGGGCGGCGGCGGCAAAAAAATCCGTGCTGACTGGACCTGGTTCGATGACGCTGACTTTAATATTGAATGGTGCTAGTTCCATGCGCAAAGCATCGCTGAGTCCTTCGAGGGCAAATTTTGAACCACTATACAAACCGCCAAACGGGAAAGCCATCCTACCACCCAGCGAACTAATATTGATAATTCTGCCACCACCGCGATCGCGCATCAGCGGAATTAAGCTGCGGATCAGCGCTAAGGGTGCTAGCACGTTGATTTGAAATTGTCTGGCAGCAGCTTCGTGGGGAATGAGTTCTATGGGTCCCATCTGTCCGTAGCCAGCATTATTAACTAAAGCATCAACGCGACCGAATTTTGCGATCGCGGCTTGGGCTAGGGCTTCAACTTGGTCAGTCTGTGCTAAATCTGTGGGAACGATGAGAACTTCTGCCCCTAATTGCCGACAGTGACTAGCGACCTTTTCCAACTTGTCTGCATCTCTAGCTGCCAAGACTAAGCGAATCGTCTTAAATCGTTCTGCTAAAATTTTTGCCAGTGCTGCCCCAATGCCAGTAGAAGCACCAGTAATTAATACAACTTGTTCGGATAAAGAAAGCATTTTTAGTCAATTTAACGAGCAACAATTAGGGCGAGACAGACAATCCTACCCTATGTTCTGCAAAGATTTTAAAGCGACGAGGGCAAACTTGTCTTATATCTGAGGAGACACAATTAAGAGAGCTGAGGGGGCTGAGGGGGCTGAGGGAGCTGAAGGAGAGTCGCGAAGTTGAGGGAGCGACAACCAACAACCAACAACCAACAACCAAAAACAAATTTCCCACACCCCATACCCCACACCCTAGACCCCTTCTTCACGCACCACTCACCACTATCCTTTCACAGTTTCTCGTGCCAAGAACTTTTCTAGTTCCGTCAGCGCGTCAGCATCAACTTTTGTTTGCATCGGGCAGAATTTGGGACCGCACATCGAGCAGAATTCAGCAGTTTTATAAATATCTGCTGGCAGGGTTTCGTCGTGATATTCCTTTGCCCTGTCTGGATCGAGGGATAATTCAAACTGACGATTCCAGTCGAAATTGTAACGGGCGGTTGAAAGCTCGTCATCCCTATCTCTAGCACCGATGCGGTGTCTCGCCACGTCCGCAGCGTGGGCGGCGATTTTGTAGGCAATCAAACCATTCCGCACGTCTTCCGCATCGGGTAAGCCCAAATGTTCTTTAGGTGTGACATAGCATAACATTGCCGTACCATACCAACCTGCCATTGCTGCCCCGATCGCAGAAGTGATATGGTCGTAGCCTGGGGCAATATCCGTTACCAATGGTCCCAGCACGTAAAAAGGTGCTTCCGAACACTCTTCCATCTGCTTGCGGACGTTAAATTCAATTTGATCCATCGGGACGTGTCCTGGTCCTTCTACCATGACTTGGACATCGTGTTCCCAGGCTTTACGAGTCAGTTGTCCCAAAGTTTTTAATTCTGCTAACTGTGCCTCGTCGGATGCATCGTGGAGACAGCCAGGGCGTAGAGAGTCACCTAAACTAAAGGACACGTCGTATTTCTTAAAAATCTCGATAATGTCGCGCAAGTGCGTGTACAGCGGATTTTGTTTGTGATGGTGCAACATCCACCGCGCTAAAATACCTCCACCACGGGAGACAATTCCGGTAATTCGGTTTTTGACTAATGGCAAATGCTCGATTAAAATCCCAGCATGAATTGTCATATAGTCTACACCTTGCTGGGCGTGTTTCTCGATGATGTGGAGAAAATCTTCCGCAGTGAGCTTTTCAATACTACCGTGGACGCTTTCTAAAGCTTGATAGACTGGTACAGTGCCAATTGGCACCGGAGAAGCGTTAATAATTGCAGTGCGAATTTCATCTAAGTTACCGCCGCCTGTGGATAAGTCCATGACGGTATCGGCTCCATATTTTACCGCTAGATTGAGCTTGGCAACTTCTTCATCTAGGTTGGAAGAGTTGGGCGAAGCACCAAGATTAGCATTCACCTTACATTTGGAGGCGATGCCAATACACATCGGTTCCAAATTGGGATGATTGATATTGGCAGGGATAATCATGCGTCCCCGCGCTACTTCATCTCGAATCAACTCCACGGGTAAATTCTCCCGTCGGGCGACATGATGCATTTCTTCGGTTATTACACCTTTACGAGCAAAGTGCATTTGAGACACGTTATCTTGCCCGCGACGCTTCGCGATCCATTCTGTACGCATTTCGAGTTCCTCGCATAAACAGCTTCCCTCCGCTGGTATTACCCAGTCTCAGGTTCTAAGGGACTGTCTCAGCCTGGTTTCCCAGACACCCCTAGCTATGGTTGTCGATTGTATCACTTCTACCCAGCCGCAGTTTGTTAATTTTTGAGTTAATTAATTTTTTCTATGTATGCAAGCTAAATGATTGTTGGAGTAAGGCGAAAGCTCGTAAAAATAAGATTTGGCGGGAAAAATATACTGTCTATTTCCGAAAAGATTAGACTAAAAATTAATAACCGATCGCTTCAGGATTTTATACGCGATGTTAGCTCCTATACTAAGTTTACTGGCTTACGCGAACGATCCACCGATCGCACCCTACAATCCCAGCATCCGATCGAGCGATCGCAGCGTTCAATTAGTTAAGCAACAAAATAGCGCGATCGAACAGTTACTATCTACTAATGAATGTGAAGGATGTAACCTAGAAAATGCCGAGCTTCAAGGTGCAAATTTGAGGGGTGCAAAACTGAGAGGTGCAAATATGAGAAATGCCGATCTTAGTTATGCCAACTTAGAAA
This window of the Chroococcidiopsis thermalis PCC 7203 genome carries:
- a CDS encoding EamA family transporter, coding for MTQPTLNTQGLMAALCAAATWGMVGVFVRWLPGWSAFAVLAGRFLVATVAMLPILFLAPSVRHDLIRSLRTSTIWWLSLPAIGGYVLGTTAFQLAPVGEVTLLFTTSPLFIIAYKYVVRLHVKRNEGFGMLLAMAGASAIVLPLSTDRAVSWATLAGYLLALGAAGSIAIYTLWFNAFAQQNIAPKSINVVFLTCLLGTGV
- a CDS encoding succinate--CoA ligase subunit alpha, producing MKLKPDSKVLIQGMTASLWSPYIARMQAYGTQIVAAVSPGQTTSIDDLPVFDLVEQAVAAVGAIDTTIIFVPPYQALDAALEAIASGIKQIIIISAGVPPLDMVRLLRKAEANETIIVGPNSPGIIIPGKLLLGTHASEFYTPGSIGIVSRSTTLTYEIALGLTKAGLGQSIAVSIGSDAIIGSSFLQWLQIFDEDDTTEAIVLVGEPGGNSEEAAARYIAEAIDKPVIAYIAGCHAPAGKHWGHTGTLAAVVGRGDNVGTAKSKLEAFKAAKVPVAERPSQIAELVKKALKKK
- a CDS encoding succinate--CoA ligase subunit beta — translated: MDLLEYQAKEWFREIGIPVLPSQRIDRPRDLKGLKIPYPVVLKSQVRTGGRGKAGGVKIVTNTIDAIAAAQTIFNLPILGEFPEVLLAEAKYNSDREFYLAIVIDAVARRPLLLGSTQGGVDVESNPEALQQVIVERDFSPFYARRLAVKMGLQGDALASVSAIVEKMYGLFVQKDLDLIEINPLGVSSTGELMALDGKVTVNDQAIARHPDILMMAEKKASRPNGYPSVAQVGKWNEVDKSGNIAILGNGAGLLMATLDLIATASHRKPSVCLNVGHGRIGANGGLNFCDRVVQGLELIAQDKSIHAILVNILCSVPTTVEVAEAIATFVQQHDNKTHKTRSHAQYPKLVVRLAGTDLADAKAKLDAVQVSSMEDLDEAIAQAVRVAKSSLPKRSE
- a CDS encoding SDR family NAD(P)-dependent oxidoreductase, yielding MLSLSEQVVLITGASTGIGAALAKILAERFKTIRLVLAARDADKLEKVASHCRQLGAEVLIVPTDLAQTDQVEALAQAAIAKFGRVDALVNNAGYGQMGPIELIPHEAAARQFQINVLAPLALIRSLIPLMRDRGGGRIINISSLGGRMAFPFGGLYSGSKFALEGLSDALRMELAPFNIKVSVIEPGPVSTDFFAAAAQAVESTVATPERTPYRAAFEKLKDLEKHTSSRAWSAERVAEAIVKALTDSHPRPRYIAATGGNFLVFMMTKVLSTKVVDRFWQRFYGINLVAQDWQKHRLGLKDEV
- the thiC gene encoding phosphomethylpyrimidine synthase; amino-acid sequence: MRTEWIAKRRGQDNVSQMHFARKGVITEEMHHVARRENLPVELIRDEVARGRMIIPANINHPNLEPMCIGIASKCKVNANLGASPNSSNLDEEVAKLNLAVKYGADTVMDLSTGGGNLDEIRTAIINASPVPIGTVPVYQALESVHGSIEKLTAEDFLHIIEKHAQQGVDYMTIHAGILIEHLPLVKNRITGIVSRGGGILARWMLHHHKQNPLYTHLRDIIEIFKKYDVSFSLGDSLRPGCLHDASDEAQLAELKTLGQLTRKAWEHDVQVMVEGPGHVPMDQIEFNVRKQMEECSEAPFYVLGPLVTDIAPGYDHITSAIGAAMAGWYGTAMLCYVTPKEHLGLPDAEDVRNGLIAYKIAAHAADVARHRIGARDRDDELSTARYNFDWNRQFELSLDPDRAKEYHDETLPADIYKTAEFCSMCGPKFCPMQTKVDADALTELEKFLARETVKG